Proteins encoded together in one Micromonospora auratinigra window:
- a CDS encoding PPOX class F420-dependent oxidoreductase, with protein sequence MRGIVRAVTALLGLASLVVGGWALTAPTSLSEAVNFPPSEHFVHDVGAFQLGIAASLLLALIWSDALAVALAGYLVGAAAHTVSHAVDHDLGGSVTQTLLVLATAGLALVALVLRLRELGWVTGYVDPTPAPIWVPFVRQKTAVLTTYKRDGTAVATPLSVAVVGERAYVRSFEKAWKTRRMRNNPRVLLAPSTTRGRVTGPAVEATARRLEEAEAALAVRALRRKHPLLQGVLVPLAHRFGRAKTGRTVHFVLNPRQ encoded by the coding sequence ATGAGAGGCATCGTCCGCGCGGTCACCGCCCTGCTCGGTCTCGCGTCCCTGGTGGTCGGCGGCTGGGCGCTGACCGCACCCACCTCGCTCAGCGAGGCGGTCAACTTCCCACCCAGCGAGCACTTCGTGCACGACGTCGGGGCGTTCCAGCTCGGCATCGCCGCCAGCCTGCTGCTCGCGCTCATCTGGTCGGACGCGCTGGCCGTCGCGCTCGCCGGCTACCTGGTCGGGGCCGCCGCGCACACCGTCTCGCACGCCGTCGACCACGACCTCGGCGGCTCCGTCACCCAGACGCTGCTGGTGCTGGCCACCGCCGGGCTCGCCCTGGTCGCGCTGGTGCTGCGGCTGCGCGAACTGGGCTGGGTCACCGGGTACGTCGACCCGACGCCCGCCCCGATCTGGGTGCCGTTCGTCCGGCAGAAGACGGCGGTGCTGACGACGTACAAGCGGGACGGGACGGCGGTCGCGACTCCGTTGAGCGTGGCGGTGGTGGGGGAGCGGGCGTACGTGCGCAGCTTCGAGAAGGCGTGGAAGACACGGCGGATGCGGAACAACCCGCGGGTGTTGTTGGCACCGTCGACGACGCGGGGGCGGGTGACCGGGCCTGCCGTGGAGGCGACGGCGCGGCGGTTGGAGGAGGCGGAGGCTGCGTTGGCGGTGCGGGCGCTGCGGCGGAAGCATCCGCTGTTGCAGGGGGTGCTGGTGCCGCTGGCACACCGGTTCGGCCGAGCGAAGACCGGCCGAACCGTTCACTTTGTACTCAATCCTCGGCAGTGA
- a CDS encoding YciI family protein → MRYLLMHRLDEAEPRNFEPSPEFLARMGEFVTEANRAGILLAAEGLCKSSDDSARITATKGKKTVTDGPFTETKELIAGFGLVDVRSKEEAVEWAKRFVDVFVQSGLDVEVDVRRVNEGPHPG, encoded by the coding sequence ATGCGCTACCTGTTGATGCACCGGCTCGACGAGGCCGAACCCCGCAACTTCGAGCCGTCCCCGGAGTTCCTGGCGCGGATGGGGGAGTTCGTGACGGAGGCCAACCGGGCCGGCATCCTGCTCGCCGCCGAAGGGCTCTGCAAGAGCAGCGACGACTCGGCGCGGATCACCGCGACGAAGGGGAAGAAGACCGTCACCGACGGGCCGTTCACCGAGACCAAGGAGCTGATCGCCGGCTTCGGACTGGTCGACGTGCGGTCGAAGGAGGAGGCGGTGGAGTGGGCGAAACGGTTCGTCGACGTGTTCGTGCAGAGCGGCCTGGACGTGGAGGTCGACGTACGGCGGGTCAACGAGGGGCCGCACCCGGGCTGA